The DNA region ACGCTATATTCAACCTCAGAGGCGCTTTGCGGACATGGTGCTTCGGTATTTTACAGATGACGACTTTACTTTGGGAGATTCTGTGGCCGAACCGCGCATCAAACTGCAGGTGGATGTGGATGCAAGTCTGCCACTTGAGCAACTAGTGCTTGAATTAGAAGATGCTGGCACTGATATTACTTGGGAATACTCTGAGGATTTGCAAACCCAATGCCTTGTTGTATCTGACTTTATTGACAAAGATACCGTGGAACGGATCAGTCGTACACTCATCAGTAACATAGAGGAAGTGGCTAAGTCCGCTCCCAAGTGGGCCTCAGGGCACCGTCGTCTGGTGCAACTCCTTTTGTTGCTGGTACTCAGCGAAAAAATGAAAGCAAAAGGATACGAGTCATAGAACCCATTTTTATTAGTGGTCTTCTTCTCGACCTGGATGACACCCTATATGCTTATTCCCCCTGTCACGAGGCAGGCTTGGATGCAGCTCTTGCCGTATTGATCCGGAAAACTGGTCGGGCCCCCGACGTGGTCGCAGATGCAGTCGTGCATGCCCGCAAGCAGATACACCGCGAGCTTTTCGGCGTTGCGGCCTCGCATAACCGATTGCTTTACTTTCAACGCACGTTGGAGCTGCTGGCCGCCCCAAGACTTGATGCCGCTTTGCCTGCCTATGAGGCGTACTGGACAGCCTTTCTGGACCGGATGGAACTGCGTCCCGGCGCCATGGAGCTACTTACCAAGCTTCCCCAGCAGTGCATATGCATCGTCACGGATCTTACTGCGCACATACAACATCGCAAGTTGCACCGGTTGGGCCTTTTAAGCATGATTGGCCACCTGGTGACCAGCGAGGAAGTAGGGCGGGAAAAGCCGCATCCCGCCATATTCCAGAGTGCACTTCGGAAGCTGGGTCTACCACCGGATGGATGTTGGGTGTTGGGCGATAACCCGGCCAAGGATCTTGCCGGGGCCGAAGCCGCCGGGCTATCATCCATCTGGCTGAATATTGGCACTGCACAGCGGGATCTGCCGGTGCCATGTTTGGAGTTTTCAAGCCTGTTGGATGTGGCCCGTTGCATAACGCACCAGTCGTGATCGCTGAGACCGAATACATAGGAACGCAATGCATAATTTTTTGAGGATGTCCAAAGCCGCAGGTGGTCGCTTCGACCTGGTGCAGGCCGGTGGAGGGAACTCGTCTTTCAAGCCCACTCCGTCCACCATGCTTATCAAGGCTTCGGGCACGTCTTTGAGCGATATGACCACAGGCTCCGGTTATGTGGAGGTGTTTTTGCCTCCGCTTCTGGAGCTGCTTGAAGACCAGACCCTGGCCCAGCTGGAACGCCGCGAGCGGGATCAGAAGGTGGCGCAACGCTTAGGCGCGGCTATGACGACAGTGGACGCACCCGCCCGGCCTTCCATCGAAACCCTGATGCACGCCATGCTAGGAACGTATGTGCTACACACGCACCCCATCGCCGTGACTACGGTGGCGTGTCATCCAAGCTGGCGGAATATCCTGGCCAGTAGTTGGCCCGAGGCGATGTTGGTACCGTACTGCACACCGGGTTTGGATTTGGCGCTGGCCATGCGCCAGGCCCGGGAGGCGGCTGCTCCGAAAGCTCACAGCACCGAGGTTTTTTTTCTGCAGAACCATGGGCTCATTGTGGCTGGCGAAAAGGTTGAAGAACTCCAGAAAATAACAGACCGTATCTCCTTTCAGCTAGAGGCGGTGGCCGGTCTGGACTTGAGCCTGTACCGCTTGGCCGGCCGGGTGGCGGAAAGCATCACGAACCTGGGAGGGGAGCCGGTGATCTGTCAGGTGTGTCGCGATAAGGAGATACTGGACATCGTGGCGCGGCGGCCGGAGCTGTTGATAAAGCGGCCCATTTTTCCGGACCAGCTGGTATATAATGGCATTTGCGCGACGGAAGTGCCCGACCTGGATGATACGGCGCCTTTGCAGGACTACACCGAGCGCTTCGGCAAGACTCCTTGTGTTGTTCTCCATGTGGGTCATGTTTTTCTGATTGCCCCGAATATTCGCAAGTGCCAGGATATGGAGAGCGTGCTTAAGGCGCACCTTATGGCGCTGGAGTCTCTCGGCCCGGAAGCTCAATGCCTATGCGATGAGGAGCTGGCCTACCTGGGCGATTATGAGCTTGAGAAGTATCGCAAAAAGCTATAGGCCGACATCATGCATATCGTCATTCCTATGTCAGGCAGGGGCCAGCGCTTCCTTGATGCCGGGTACACCGATCCCAAACCCCTGATCGCCGTGGACGGCAAGCCCATTATCGAACACGTGGTGAATCTCTTCCCCGGGGAAGACAAGATGACCTTCATCTGCAGCCAGGATCATCTGCAAAGCACCCGCATGCGCTCCGAACTGGAGCGGATCAAGCCCGGGGCCAATATCATAGGTATCGCGCCGCATAAAAAAGGGCCGGTGTATGCCGTCTCCCAGGCGTACGACCTGCTGGAGGACGAAGAAGAGGTCATCGTCAACTACTGTGATTTTGCCGTGTACTGGGATTACAAGGATTTTCTTCACCACACTCGCTCGCGCAAAGCCGGGGGCGCGGTGCCCGCCTACAAGGGATTCCATCCGCACATGCTGGGGACCACTAATTACGCCTTTCTTCGTGATGATCGCCAGTGGATGCTGGAAATACAGGAGAAAAAGCCTTTCACGGACGACCGCATGCAGGAATTTGCATCCAGCGGTACCTATTACTTCCGCACCGGCGCAATGGTTAAGCGCTACTTTGACGAGTTGATGCACCGGGATGTGAATCTGAACGGTGAGTATTACGTCAGCATGGTCTACAATCTGCTGGTGGAGGCGAATATCCCAGTCTCAATCTACAATGTGCAACACATGCTGCAGTGGGGCACGCCCTCGGACCTGGAGGAATACCAGGGCTGGTCCGATCTGTTTGCGGATTTGCCGAATTACCAGCCTGGCCCGGAGACCGAACCCGGCTCCATGAACCTCATACCCTTGGCCGGGCTCGGCAGCCGTTTTTCTCGGGAAGGCTACGAGACGCCCAAACCTCTTATTCCCGTAAGCGGACGGCCTATGGTGGTGCAGGCCGCAGCATCCTTGCCGCCTGCTGAGCGTCACACCTTTGTGTGCCGTAGCGAGCACTTAGCCGAGCACCCCTTGGACCAAGCTCTGCGCGGAGCCTTCCCAGACACCCGGATAGTGAGCTTGGACGAGGTGACCGAGGGCCAAGCCATAACCTGCCGTCTCGGGCTACGGGAAGAAGACTTTGACGCGCCGCTGTTGATTGGCGCTTGTGACAACGGCATGCTGATCGATGCAGAGGCGTATGCGGTTCTGCGTGCTGACGCCAAGGTGGACGCCATCGCCTTCAGCTTCCGTGGTAACCCCACCAGCGATCGCAATCCACATATGTATGGTTGGTTGGACGTCGATGCGGACGAGACCGTTCTCCGGGTGTCTGTTAAGGAACCTATCTCTGATACTCCGCTCAAAGACCACGCCATCGTGGGAGCATTTTATTTCCGCACGGCCGGAATCTTTTTGGAAGGATTGGACAAGCTGGTCGCGGACAACGTCCGCATCAACAACGAGTTCTATGTGGACAGCATCCTACAAATGCTGGTGGACCTCGACCATACGGTAAAAGTTTTCGAGATCGACCACTATGTGTGCTGGGGGACCCCGGACGATTTGCGCACCTACGAATATTGGCAGAGTTTTTTCCACAAGTGCCCCTGGCACGGGTACACTTTGGACAAAGATCCTTTCATGGAGCAAGGGGCGATACAGGAATATGACGACCGCTACAGAGGATTCAAGCAGTCCTGGGAGTAACAGAGCGGTATGCCTATTTCTGGCAGGCAGGCTGTCTCGGCTCAAGGCCACAAGCTGTTCTTGTTACGGTGCCAACCCTGGTGGCCTGCATGGACTGCTACCGGATACTACCGGCGTATGTACCATCTCTCGGTTTGCTGGATGAATCTCCGATTGTATAAATATATTTCGGATTTGTGGCGTGCACAAGAAGCCTTGCTGTGAGACCGTCTATTTTCGGCACGCTGTACAAGGCCTGCCCTGGCCGCCAGTGTGGGCGCATGTCAGACCATGTAGTTAGTGTCCTGAGCCTTGTATATATGAACGTCAACGCGATGCTCAGCAATGGTTGTGGACCTTGGCGTTGTTATCCCTCCGGCGGCGTCATCGCCAAGACCAGACCTGTGAATCTGCCTATGGTCCTTTTGAAGGCTGTAGGGCTGCTGGATGATTTTCTCGTTCGGATCAGCCCTAATGTTTTTGCCTTGGGATGCTTCGTAGTGCTAAAAAAAGAACTGAGTGCCAGCCGCTCGTAATGTTTGAAAATAAAACCATGAAACTATCGCTCGTCATCCCCTGTTACAACGAGGCCAGGAACATCCCCTTGGTTTTGAAGCGGTTTGCTGCCGTGCTTACCCGGAAGGATGTTGAATTGATACTGGTGAACAACGGCTCCAAGGACGACTCCGCCCGGGTGCTGGCCGAGCAGACCCCGCAATTCCCTTTTGCAAAAGTGGTTACAGTGGACGTCAACCAGGGATATGGGTTTGGCATCCTCAGCGGACTTCAAGAGGCACAGGGCGAGTTCCTTAGCTGGACCCATGCCGACCTGCAGACTGATCCGCGGGACGCGCTCCGCGCACTGGAGGTAATAGAGAGCTCCAGCCGGCCGGAGCGCACCTTTGTCAAGGGACTCAGAAAGAATCGCCCCGTGAGAGACACGTTTTTTACGGTCGGTATGAGCATTTTTGAGACCCTGTATCTACGTACGGTCCTGTGGGACATCAATGCCCAACCCAACATATTTCCTAGGTCTTTATTTGCTGAATGGCAGAATCCGCCCAAGGATTTTTCCCTGGATCTTTACGCGCTTTACATGGCGAAAAAACAGGGCCTCGATATCGTGCGCCTTCCGGTTGTGTTTCCAGAACGTATCCATGGACAGTCCAGCTGGGACACAGACCTGCGCGCCAAATGGAAGTTCATCGATCGTACGCTACGGTACTCTATCCGTCTAAAAAGGGAACTTTTGTAAGGAGCTGTCATGACGACGTTCATATCGCATCGGGTAAACACCCTTACAGAACTGGAGGCCACTCCAACGGAATATGGGGTGGAGATCGATCTGCGGGACCACGGCGACAGGATCATTCTGTCTCACGATCCCTATTGCGGCGGTGAGGACTTTGAGGATTATCTTGCCCACTACAAGCACGGCCCGATGATATTGAACGTGAAGAGCGAGCGCATTGAGCATCGGATTTTGGACATGGTCCGTGCGCACGGCATAGAGGACTTTTTCTTTTTGGACTCTACGTTTCCGATGATAATTCAGTTGTCCGGGCTGGGCGAGCATCGTTTGGCGGTCAGGTATTCAGAATTCGAAGGCCTGGACACGATCCTGGCTGTGAAAGATCGTGTAGAGTGGGTGTGGGTGGATTGCTTTTCGCGTTTTCCACTAACGCGGGAAACTTACGATACTTTAAAGGAATGCGACCTCAAGCTGTGTCTCGTATCTCCGGAGCTGCAGGGGCGTCCGGAAGACATCCTTGGCTACAAAGATAAGTTGCAAGCAAACGCCATGGTATTTGACGCCATCTGCACCAAACTGCACAATATACCCTTATGGCGGAGCTCCCCTTCCTAACTTCAAGCTGGGCCTGCCTGAGAGGTCTCTTTGGACCTGATCCGCATTATCATTCGCTTAGGAATTACCTATCTAAACGTCATTGACTGGAAAATTGTGAAAAATGGATATGAAATCCCAGACATCCAGAACGAACCATTGGATGCTTTTTGGACGCCCGTTCCTGGCGTCTGAAGTGGGTTTTTGACTGATACTGTCTAGTTGGCAAACTACACTTCGCACAAAGGAAACATGGCTTCCATGTCAAGATTTAGCACTATATCTCAGAGAATAATGATTGTGTTTTCTTTGAGCGCAATATGTTATGTATTGGCTTTGATGGTCTGGGCAAATATAGATTTTCTTGTGCCGCATGCTATTTTCATGGACGAGCAGTTAACTTTTGACGGAATTAAAAAAATTCATGCTTCACAATCAGTACATTTACTTATAGAAAATATTGCATCTGACGACCAGTGGTACGGTAGGGTTCACTGGTATATTCCAGCTCTTATTACTATGCCATTTGCCAGATATATTGGTGATTCTGGCATACTTTTATTTACAAGAATACTATCTGCTCTGTATCTCGTGTTGGGGTGCATTGTTTTGTCACGTGTCTTCATTAAGAATAGAGTGCGGCGATATCTGTGCGCTGCAGTGTTGCTGTATATTCCTTTTACCCCATATTACATGACCATGCCGAAGCCGGAGCCGCTGCTGGTATTGCTCTTGGGCGTATTTTTCTGGTTGGTTTCATCCCGACCGGAGAGGCCGAAACGGTGGGCTTTTTTGATGCTGGGCGTCGCCTTGGGCACAAAAATATCTGCTCTGCCATTCGTGC from Oceanidesulfovibrio marinus includes:
- a CDS encoding NTP transferase domain-containing protein, with amino-acid sequence MHIVIPMSGRGQRFLDAGYTDPKPLIAVDGKPIIEHVVNLFPGEDKMTFICSQDHLQSTRMRSELERIKPGANIIGIAPHKKGPVYAVSQAYDLLEDEEEVIVNYCDFAVYWDYKDFLHHTRSRKAGGAVPAYKGFHPHMLGTTNYAFLRDDRQWMLEIQEKKPFTDDRMQEFASSGTYYFRTGAMVKRYFDELMHRDVNLNGEYYVSMVYNLLVEANIPVSIYNVQHMLQWGTPSDLEEYQGWSDLFADLPNYQPGPETEPGSMNLIPLAGLGSRFSREGYETPKPLIPVSGRPMVVQAAASLPPAERHTFVCRSEHLAEHPLDQALRGAFPDTRIVSLDEVTEGQAITCRLGLREEDFDAPLLIGACDNGMLIDAEAYAVLRADAKVDAIAFSFRGNPTSDRNPHMYGWLDVDADETVLRVSVKEPISDTPLKDHAIVGAFYFRTAGIFLEGLDKLVADNVRINNEFYVDSILQMLVDLDHTVKVFEIDHYVCWGTPDDLRTYEYWQSFFHKCPWHGYTLDKDPFMEQGAIQEYDDRYRGFKQSWE
- a CDS encoding class II aldolase/adducin family protein; this encodes MSKAAGGRFDLVQAGGGNSSFKPTPSTMLIKASGTSLSDMTTGSGYVEVFLPPLLELLEDQTLAQLERRERDQKVAQRLGAAMTTVDAPARPSIETLMHAMLGTYVLHTHPIAVTTVACHPSWRNILASSWPEAMLVPYCTPGLDLALAMRQAREAAAPKAHSTEVFFLQNHGLIVAGEKVEELQKITDRISFQLEAVAGLDLSLYRLAGRVAESITNLGGEPVICQVCRDKEILDIVARRPELLIKRPIFPDQLVYNGICATEVPDLDDTAPLQDYTERFGKTPCVVLHVGHVFLIAPNIRKCQDMESVLKAHLMALESLGPEAQCLCDEELAYLGDYELEKYRKKL
- a CDS encoding glycosyltransferase family 2 protein produces the protein MKLSLVIPCYNEARNIPLVLKRFAAVLTRKDVELILVNNGSKDDSARVLAEQTPQFPFAKVVTVDVNQGYGFGILSGLQEAQGEFLSWTHADLQTDPRDALRALEVIESSSRPERTFVKGLRKNRPVRDTFFTVGMSIFETLYLRTVLWDINAQPNIFPRSLFAEWQNPPKDFSLDLYALYMAKKQGLDIVRLPVVFPERIHGQSSWDTDLRAKWKFIDRTLRYSIRLKRELL
- a CDS encoding HAD family hydrolase, whose translation is MGLRAPSSGATPFVAGTQRKNESKRIRVIEPIFISGLLLDLDDTLYAYSPCHEAGLDAALAVLIRKTGRAPDVVADAVVHARKQIHRELFGVAASHNRLLYFQRTLELLAAPRLDAALPAYEAYWTAFLDRMELRPGAMELLTKLPQQCICIVTDLTAHIQHRKLHRLGLLSMIGHLVTSEEVGREKPHPAIFQSALRKLGLPPDGCWVLGDNPAKDLAGAEAAGLSSIWLNIGTAQRDLPVPCLEFSSLLDVARCITHQS